Proteins from one Diorhabda carinulata isolate Delta chromosome 10, icDioCari1.1, whole genome shotgun sequence genomic window:
- the LOC130898802 gene encoding putative inorganic phosphate cotransporter: MPFNPLKCVYGSFVLHQRYVLIIMMQLALLNAYHLRVVLNIAITEMVDRNVSSKVDACPEYVYEKLEKVEGGTFPWDNEAEAGVLYAFFGSYFLSHIPGGWMADKFGGRHVMGVCMIVSSIVTLLMPLGIRYGGSWGAIILRLILGFAQGPLLPTISTFIQCWIPKHQRGFLGGIAFGGSNMGAVTGSVFTGMMISAAKSWVVPFYVWGFLSLIFCAFYYLFVFSHPFTHPFITDEEKEYLAQEIKKPERFKVPWWQLCKSLPVWALLAGQFAHNLIFFTLLTDLPKYLKEILKMNVETNAFTTALPFFALWVGNIVFAYVTDFITNRDWLELATARKLYTTFSCVVPSSILIITVYVGCNRLLAQILVTVSFFLVGPFFSGMKVNVNDITIHYGGTIMAIVNGIASFAGLIAPYMVGILTTDESIEGWRICMWLLFGSSTALAIVYIIFAKADRQEWDYVNE; this comes from the exons ATGCCCTTCAATCCATTAAAATGCGTCTACGGTTCATTCGTCTTGCACCAACGGTACGTCCTCATAATAATGATGCAATTAGCTTTGCTGAACGCTTACCATTTGAGGGTGGTTTTGAACATAGCGATCACGGAAATGGTAGATAGGAACGTAAGTAGCAAAGTTGACGCCTGCCCGGAGTACGTTTacgaaaaattggaaaaagtggAAGGAGGCACTTTCCCGTGGGACAACGAGGCCGAAGCCGGGGTGCTGTACGCCTTTTTCGGCAG CTACTTCTTGAGCCACATCCCCGGCGGTTGGATGGCGGATAAGTTCGGCGGCAGGCACGTCATGGGCGTCTGCATGATCGTCTCCTCGATAGTCACCCTTTTGATGCCGTTGGGGATACGGTACGGCGGCTCTTGGGGCGCTATAATATTAAGACTAATCTTAGGTTTTGCCCAAGGGCCTTTACTACCCACCATATCCACTTTCATACAGTGCTGGATACCCAAGCACCAGAGGGGGTTTTTGGGCGGGATCGCTTTCGGCGGTTCCAATATGGGAGCCGTTACCGGAAGTGTGTTTACAG GAATGATGATATCGGCCGCCAAAAGCTGGGTGGTACCTTTTTACGTATGGGGTTTTCTTTCGTTGATATTTTGCGCTTTTTACTATTTATTCGTATTTTCGCATCCCTTCACGCATCCCTTTATAACCGACgaagaaaaagaatatttggCGCAAGAAATAAAAAAGCCGGAAAGATTCAAAGTACCGTGGTGGCAATTGTGTAAATCTTTACCG GTATGGGCCTTATTAGCCGGCCAATTCGCCCACAATCTAATCTTCTTCACCCTCTTGACCGATCTGCCGAAATATCTGAAAGAGATACTCAAGATGAACGTCGAAACGAACGCTTTCACCACCGCGCTACCCTTTTTCGCCCTTTGGGTGGGAAATATCGTGTTCGCTTACGTAACCGATTTCATAACGAACCGCGATTGGCTGGAACTGGCGACGGCTAGGAAGCTTTATACGACATTTTCGTGCGTCGTACCGAGCTCCATATTAATAATCACCGTGTATGTCGGTTGCAATAGATTATTGGCGCAAATATTGGTGACGGTGTCGTTTTTTTTGGTCGGACCGTTTTTCTCTGGAATGAAAGTCAACGTTAACGATATCACGATACATTACGGGG GTACCATAATGGCGATTGTGAATGGTATAGCTTCGTTCGCTGGGTTGATAGCGCCTTATATGGTTGGTATATTAACTACCGACGAATCCATCGAAGGTTGGCGGATTTGTATGTGGCTTTTGTTCGGTTCGTCCACCGCTCTGGCgattgtttatataatattcgCCAAAGCGGACAGACAGGAATGGGATTACGTGAACGAATAG